cctgcagtggggaGAGAGAGCAAGGAGTGGAACAGGGCACTGAGATGATGTCCAGCACCCCAGAAATGGAAACAATGCCAAGGGATGTGAGACTGCACTACCGAGGGCTTACCATCGCACTTGTTGAGATTCTGGAGGCAAAGACTGCTGCAGCAGTGTCTTGCCCAGGAGGTCCAGGTCATCCAGGCCACTGCTGCTAGGAGATGGTTTTGGGGAGGATGCACCTGCATCTGCTTTGACTGGTGGTGTTGCCATGATAGGGGTGATACTGAGCTCATTGCTGTCTGATGACTGTGAAAAGAGCACACAGGAGAGCCCCAAAGCAGGGCTGCCTATCAGCACCAACCATCAGATGTGGCACGTTCCCCTACCTACTTTTGTTGCTTTTAGCACCCTCCCCACCCTCTGCCCTAGCTCCCAGCACATTACCTGGAAGCTGTTCCAGCCACTGCTGTCACTGGCCTGGACAGGATGTGGTGCTGGGTCATTCAGGCCTGCCAGGAGTATAAGCAAACATGAAGCTTACCTACCAAATCAGCCACACCATTAAACATGGCCTGAGTAAgacacagaaggagcagggtaGAACTACCAATGTGGTCTCCATCTCTGGCCCCCATGCTTGCATGGGGGAGAGCCAGGAGGGTGACAGTGGCTTTCTTCTGTCCAGATAGCTTCATTTATAGTTCAGTTCTCACTGCCATCGGCAGAAAAATGACTACTACTGAGCTGACCAATCTGACTGACCATGTTGTCTACTTGATGCTGTTGTACTCAATGGCACTTAGGAAACAGACACTTTGTTGTGCAAAGCAGGACTCTAGAGCCTTCTAGGACTGGCACCTCACATGATTTCATGTGAACAGTTCTGGAAGTCCCATGCATCTGTTGTCAGTTCATGACTTCAACAGCAAGCAGAAAACAtgaggagctgggggtgacccACCCTTGTGATCCCATCTGGGCATGGCCGTTGCATCACTCTTGATTTACCTGCCAGGTCAGTTTAACCAGAGCAAATCAGTGGGCTCATCCCTAGAGGCTCTCTCTGACTAGCCAGAAAAACACCATGGGACTGAAGTTCAGAATCACAGCAGAGtccttccctcctctccctcacaCTAAATGAAGaaacctctttgtctttcattatTCACTTCTACCAGAGCTCTCTCTTATTCATGTTCCTGCCAAAGAAGAACTATCCAGAGTCAAAGAATGAAGAGCTTTTGCTCTGGATTTCTCACCTAAAGACATGAGTTCATCATCCAGCAAGGAGACAGAGCCAGCTTGGTCAGGCACAGGGACTGCTGAGCCACCTGAAagggcgggcagggctgggtagGAAGGGCATGTTGCTGGAAGCTCCAGGCCAGACAGATCTAGAAGTGCTGAGGTGCTGcctgcaaaaagaaaagaatctgAAACGTTATCCAGTCCTTATGCAATGTGGTGAGGCCTGGCTCCCATCCTTCCTCACAActccctgctctcccttccAGTTCCCCTTCTTCATGCACCAGTCACATCCACAAGCCATTTCCTTATCTCACCAGCCCCACTCTAATGCAGGTTTCCTCATTCCACTTCTCTCAGTCCTTTCTTACTCTGCAGGAAACCAGCAACAGGGTCCCTCTGCTTGACCTTCCTGTCCCCATTCTTCAAGTCTCCTCACCTCGAAGGGGGCTGGCCACCGTCTCCCCATTGATCTCCTCTCCCCGTACAAGCTGCTTGTAGAGATTGATCACCTGGGTCAGATTGTCATTGGCTTGCAGAATCTCCGCTGAAAATAAGTGTGAAATAGTGAAGAGAGTAACTTTTATACCCTAGGTCTGTCTGTTTCCCACAAGCAAGGCCCAAGCTGCTGCAAACAAAACCACTGCAGAGAGCGTTTTTACcattgctgctgcaggctgcaccAGGGTACACTGACACCTCCAGGGCAGTCCCAGCAGCAATGAGAAAGGTCAGATATGTTTACCTAGAGCTTCATCATTGTCTTCTGTGTCACTGGCCAGCCGGAAAAGCATGGGCCTCATGCGCTCACAGCGCTGATACAGctcctgggggagcagagaaACAGTGATGAGGCGAGCATCCTCAGCAGCAGGACGCTCAGCTGGGTTGCAAAATAGGCAGGAGGATGAGGGGATAAGGGGCACCCATTTCTGCTAAGCCCAAGGAGGATTCTGGGATTGTCTTTCCTCACCTTCATTAGGTCCTCGTTGCTTTCCGTTGTCTCTCCCTTGCTGTAGTTTGTCACCATCTCTGTCAGCAGCTTCACGTTGTTGTTCACCTCCTCAATGGCATTCACCCTCTTGGAGATCTTCTCCATGCGCTTTTGGTCCTGGAGGGGAAGCACATGGGGAAGGATGTACTCACTTGGAGAGGAGGAAGGCCAGGCCAGCCAACCACCCTGGACTAAAGCCCAGCAACACCGCCCTCCAAAACAGCTCCCACTCCAGTGGAAAACTCCAGGTCATCTCTGGGCAGGAACATGGCAGACAGGGATGGAATTGCTGTAGATctagtgctgcagcagggcttgggCCACAAAATGCACCCAGAGCCATTCCTCCAAGGAGCCAGGGGATGGCAGAACTCACACAAGGACTCTTtcaaagctgctgcagccaaaTTTTGGGCAGAAGCTCCATATGTCTGCATGAGGTCACAAAGCCAGTCCTTCTTTGGTGCCAGCCATCACCACCCAGACCACAACCCCCCAACTCCCTTCTTCCCCAGTCACACCTCCTGAACCATCTCCTTGATGAGCTTGTTGGCAGCCCGGAGATCCTCGGGATGGGAACTTTTCAGGAGGCGAGCCAGCGTCTGCAAAAGAGAAGATACTTCTGAGCCCAAGCTGAGGCATGGCAGCCAGAGTCACTCTTGCAACACTAGAGCCAATAGCTGCCCCCATCCCAAACCTGTATCTGGCAGAGGCAGTGCACAACTCCAACCATTAAGAAAGCCAGCCACAGGGAGAGAAGTACAACTGGCCTTCCTTTTCCTGTTGTAGTTCTGGTTATGCAAGCTAGGTCTTTCCTGAAAATCCCCTGCATTCAAAACCCGCTCTGGCCTGCCCATTACCCACCATGGAGAGTCTGgagtgcagcagcactgggacaggaacAGAGCCTGCTTTATGCAAGAATTGCCATGGCATTGTAATGTACTCCTACTCGGACATCTTCACATGCCTCTTTGCTGGTGAAGAAAGAGAGCTCCCACTTCCTCTCCACAGTGAACAGTCCCATTGCCCATCCACAAATCCTCATTTGCAGACTCTGACCTATGGAGGCAAACTATATCCCTTGCAGCAAACTGGCATCACACTCCTGCTGCAGAACTAGACCCAGAGGAGCCCAATACTTGGTTAAATGTATCAGCACTGATACTGCAGAGGTTTTCCTGAGTGGTGACACAATTCTCATGGAAAGACAACACAGGATGGGTCCAGGTGGCTGTAAGTGGTTGGGCAATAAGTAGATTGCAGTGCTGGGGGTGGGGAAGAGATAACAACAGCAGcatctggggctgggatttAAACCTCATGGCCAGATAACTCCAAAGTCTAGAGAGCTCACAGCAGCAAACCTCCCCAAACCTGCTTGGGCCAATGCCTCACCCTTTGCACCATCCTGCAGCTAAGTGCTCCAAAGGTCAAACAGACCCACATGCCCCACTCCTCTGGATGTTTCCTTTGTCATGATTTTGGAACAGGCTCTCAGCATTCCTGTAATGCGTTTTCTAAAGGACAACATGTGCAGCAGGGACCTTGACTCTCCCACATCTGGGGACATAAGGTACTGGAGCAGGAAGATGATGCCCACTGTCCCTCTCCTTGCACAGAGCCCTTACCTTGGATTTTTCTTCATCATCAAAGATGATGTTCTTGGGCCGAGGAGGAGGCGGTGGGAAAGGAGCATCATCAGGAAGTTTGGGGTCACACTTCACAatccctgcagcagaaggagcgATCAGGAGGATTCAACCATGCAAGGATGGCACTGCCACTCAGGTCTTTTTTCCCTAATGGCCCACCAAATCCAGCTGGGACTCAGGGTGTGTGGGTTAGCTCGTGCTACACAAGATCCTGGATTGTGTTTCCATTCCCCATAAATATCCTCTCTCAGAAAATTACAGCATATACTGCCAAAGTACTTGTAGCCCTTCAGCCCCAGACCTTTCCAGTGCTCCATCTCCCATGTGAGCAAGCAGATGTGGCCTCCAACCCAGCAactccctctgctcagccagGAGCCCCAAGGCACCTGctctgactcctgaccctggtGCTGAGACAGACTGATGGATGCCTGGGTCTGGGCAGAGGGAAGAGAGAGCTTGTTTCAGATTTTTCCCAGACCAAAAATGAAGGAGGGCAAAACCATCTGTCCACTGCCCCTTGCAAACCACTGCCTCTCACCTTGCTTCTTCAGCATCTGGTAGGCTTCAGATATCTTCACCTCATGAGGCAGCCCCAATGTCCAGCTGTACATCAGCTCCAGGATCTTGGACTTCACTTTTTCTGATGTCCGGCTGCCAAGATACtagaggaagagaaaagaggAGGTGTGAGGCTGATCTGAGCCGTCGCAAGCCTGGCCTGTTCCTCTCCTCGCCCTCCCAGGGGAAGTGAGACCGTTCCTAACGGCACAAGGAGGAAAGAGGAAGCAAGCAGGAAAGCTCATGAGGGCCTTGCAACACTCCCATGCTGTGCCTGGTTTCCATCACAGGAAAAACAAGAGGTGTGAgaaatgctgcagcagcagctcctcagtgacacacagggacaggtggGGCTCAGGCAGGTCTCCTGTCACCTTGTGAAGGCAAGGGTCCTGTGAAAAGAAgctgctcagccaggcagcccttTACGAAtgagggcacagcagggctggcagagggatGTGGGTAATGGTCTctgaggcagggcccgagcaAGGTGAGCCCCAGCAGACCAGCACCCAGCAGGTGCCATGCAATCATCTTTCAGCCTTTTCACATGGGTCTGATGGGAGCACTGGTGGCAGAAACAGGGCACGTGCCACCAGGAACAAGTGGCTTAAGGCAGAGGACTTACTCTAGGGTGCCAAGCAAGAGAACTTTGGGATGCTGGTGTCACTGTCCAGGGCTATTCATCATCACAGATCACAAGCTGTGACTGGCAGACAAAGGTTTTCCTTAGTCATATTTAGCCTGTGTTCCCTTAACTCTACGCTTGCTGGTGTTCACTGCCTTGACTGAAACAGGGGAGCCCGCACAGCTTGttctgctgcaggaacagcagcatcAGCAGAGGAGCAGGTACTGACTTGGTCCTTCAGATGGACTGGCCAGAACTCCACTGGCCAAGCATGGGCTTGCCCTCCAAGAGTGTCTCAATCAGGCTGGGACACCCCAGAGAAACATGGTCCTGTCAAAGCTGGGGGAGGTTCCTGGGCACATGCAGCACAGACATGGAGCCCAacagggatgcagggaaggTGACTCCAGGCACACACAGGAGCTC
The nucleotide sequence above comes from Passer domesticus isolate bPasDom1 chromosome 5, bPasDom1.hap1, whole genome shotgun sequence. Encoded proteins:
- the GGA1 gene encoding ADP-ribosylation factor-binding protein GGA1, encoding MEPETLEARINKATNPLNKDLDWDGINAFCEQLNKELEGPPLATRLLAHKIQSPQEWEAIQALTVLESCMKSCGKRFHDEVGKFRFLNELIKVVSPKYLGSRTSEKVKSKILELMYSWTLGLPHEVKISEAYQMLKKQGIVKCDPKLPDDAPFPPPPPRPKNIIFDDEEKSKTLARLLKSSHPEDLRAANKLIKEMVQEDQKRMEKISKRVNAIEEVNNNVKLLTEMVTNYSKGETTESNEDLMKELYQRCERMRPMLFRLASDTEDNDEALAEILQANDNLTQVINLYKQLVRGEEINGETVASPLRGSTSALLDLSGLELPATCPSYPALPALSGGSAVPVPDQAGSVSLLDDELMSLGLNDPAPHPVQASDSSGWNSFQSSDSNELSITPIMATPPVKADAGASSPKPSPSSSGLDDLDLLGKTLLQQSLPPESQQVRWEKQQPPPRLTLRDLQNRSSSGTTAHNPSAPPVLQSISPNPTLPLTSELPVPATLPKAATTPAGSAAVPPRPPATVLPQEISLANITVPLESIKPSSILPVTVYDQHGFRVLFHFAKDALPERPDVLVVVISMLSTAPQPIRNIVFQSAVPKIMKVKLQPPSGTELPAFNPIVHPSAITQVLLLANPQKEKVRLRYKLTFTMGEQIYNEIGDVDQFPPPESWGNL